Below is a genomic region from Streptomyces katrae.
ACACCCGACGGCTACGCAGGACCGGACGATCCCGGGATCGTCGTGCGGGCGCAACTGGTCGGGGACGTCCTCCGATCGCGTCCGGTGTTCATGGTGCCGCGCGACGGCGCATGGACGGAATGGGACTCGTTGCCGTCCGAGGAATACGCCTACCTGGTGACCGGACTACCGTCGGCATCGACCTGACACGTGGTTCTGTCGCCGTATCTGGAGTGCCGTACTCGTGGGTGAGTGCGGCGAGTCGCTCGGTCGGGCCGGCTGCCGGCGACTGCGGCCTCGTCAGGTGGTAGTCGGGGAGGCGGATCGGTTCCGTGGATCGGTTCCGTGGATCGGTTCCGTGGATCGGTTCCGTGCGGGTGTGTTCCGGGGCGTTGGCGGCCAGTGTGTCGAGGATGTCCTGGGTGGGGGCCGGCAGGAAGAAGCGTTCGGCGCCCTCGCGGCCCAGGGCCTGGTGTTCGGTGATGTAGGGGCGCATCTGCTGCTCGTAGGCGGCGAAGGCGGCCGTGTGGTCGTCTTCGTGCACTAGGACGGTTGGGTGGTGGGCCGGTGTGTGTCGGCCGGGGTGCAGGTGGGGCGGGTGCGGGTGGTGTAGGAGCGGGCGGCCACGAGGAGGGCGAGGCCCAGGCCCGCGAAGGCCAGGCCGCCGAACTCGACCATCCAGGTGATCCCCGAGCTGGTGGTGAACGGCGCGGACGGCTTGATCGCGGGCAGCACGCCGGTGGCGATGAGCGGGGCCAGGACGACGAGGACGGCGCCGTACATGGTCAGGGGGATGCCGGTCAGCCAGGCCGGGATCAGGGGCAGCAGGCGCGGGACCCGGCGTCCGGCCAGGAACACGGTCCAGCGGGGGAACACCTGGCCCCACGGGTGGAGGAGCCCCAGCAGCAGGAAGACCCCCAGCGCCGCAGCCAGCACCGTGACGTCGATCCCCACCGACGCGGCCGCCCGCGCCGGGCCCGACGCGCCGGCGCTCACCGTCCGCTGCCAGTCCTCGGCCGCGACACCCAGGGCGTCGCCGCCCAGCAGCCATATGGTCTTGGCCCCGGCCCACGGCAGCAGGCCGCACACGAGCAGGTAGGCCGCCGCGCGGGTCCGCTTCGACGCCCGGGAGGCGGCCGGATGGACGAGCGGGCCGTCGCCGGGGCCGGGGTGCGGGCGTCCGCAGCGCGGGCAGTCGCCGCGCAGGCGGCGGCGGTGGGAGAGCGTGACGAGGAACAGCAGTGCGGCGCCTGCTGTGTTGAGGAGTACCTGGGCCAGACCGGTGGCGCTCTCGACACCCGAGAGGGTCATCAGGGTCACGAAGTAGACGGGCAGTCCGTTCGTTCCCACGATGAACACCGCGAGCGTGACCATCAGCGCCGTCGCCACCACGGCCCGGCCGGGGCCGGTGAGTGTCCGGGTGGTGGCCAGGCAGGCCGCGCCGGCCAGGAGGGCGAGGGCCGCCAGGAGGAGCTGGACCGCCGGGGCGTACGAGGCGTGCGCCTTCCACGGCACGGTGGTGCCGGCCGCCGCCCAGGTGATCTCGGCGGCGGCGTAGAGCACGGCCCACAGGGCCGCCGCCCGGGGCGCCCAGGCAGGCCACGTCCGGCTTGCCGCGGGCGGCCTGGGGGGTGCGTTGACCTCCGGGTTCGCTGGAACCACCACCATGACCGTGACCTCCGTAGAGCGTGTTCGACGACGCTGCAAGGCTCCTCGTCAGCCGGGCCGGGTACATCCGTCACGCGGATCATCCGGCCTCCCCCGGGCGGGGGAGGCCGGATCGCGGACGCGGGTCCGGGCGAGGTGGTCGGTCGTTCAGGGGTGGGCGCGGAGCGGTACGGGGTGGGTGGGGCTAGGGAGGGGGCGGGGGCGACCAGGTGACGGTCGGGGGGCGGACCGCGGCGCAGAGGGGGTGGCCGTGGGCATCCGTCAGGCCGACGCGGGCGATCAGCAGGCCGCGGTCCAGCGCTGCTTCGGCCACCGACGGGTCCACCGCGTCCAGCATGAGCTTGGCCCGGCGGAACGTGGTGGTGGTGCCGGTGGCGTCGGTTCCGTTCCAAGTGAGGTAGATGAAGCGCTGCCCGGGGCGGCCCTGGATCCAGGGGCCGGTCAGGTCGACGCCCGCGGGGGCACGGCGCGCGGTGCAGTCCAGGGTCCAGAATGCCGAGGGGGCGTCGCCGGGCTGGGGGGCGAGCGGCTGTCCGTCTCGTGCGCGGGGGTGCACGGCGACGTGGATGTCGCGGTAACCGGGGAACCCGGGGGCGGGCACACAGGTGCGGCCCGGCAGGTCGAACGCCTCGATCCGGATCTGCATGGGAACACTCTGCCGGCGGATGGATGGTGTGGCGGAGAGGGCAGGATTCGAACCTGCGTGGGTCCTGGTGGAACCCGAACGACCAGTGGCCGGTCCCCGATCAACCGCTCCGGGCACCTCTCCCTTGTGACCCGGGCCGGCGGGCTGCCCCGCTGCCCGGTCACGACAACCAGAATGCGTGAGGGGGCCTGACGGCGCGCTGACGGTGGCGGGCATCAGGCGGCGGGGGCAGGAGGGAGGGGGATCGTGTTCCAGGGACAGGTCGCACTCATCGGGAGTGCAGCGGTCGCTGTTCTTCTTCATGAACTCGGATTTCTTGGCCGACCGTTTTTGCCGGGAAGCCGCGCAGGGGGTGGAACGTGGTGGTCGTCGTCCAGCCCTTGGCGTTGGGGACGAGGGTCGCCGGCTCGTAGACAGTGGTGGTTTTGGCTCCCGCCGCGTCGGTGGTGCTCGTGATCCGGCCGTAGGTGGCGGTGGTGGCTGGGACAACGGCACCCACCACCCACCGCGGGGGCAACGGCATCCGTATCGACGGCTCTTGGGCCTGTCGAGAGGGGCAGCTCAAGCCTGCCCGCCTCCCCCCTGCACCCCGGGGGAGGCGGGTCTTTGTCTTGCCCGGTGTGTGGTCGGGACGGGGTGGGTGGGAGGCGGCAGGGTCATGGAAGGCGTTGCGACGGCGCGGCGAACGCGTCTGTGGGCGGTGGTGGTTCTAATTTCGGTACATGGCTGACATGTTCGAGCACGCCCCGCAGGTATGGACCGCTGCGCGGCTGCGTGAAGCTCTCGCGGACCTGCCGGACGAGACACCGATCCACATCGGAGTCGCGGACGGGCCCGGTGACTTCGACGGGTACGGCGAGTACGTCCTGGTGGACGCCGAGCCCGTCGAGATGGACGGCGACGGTGAGGAGGGCAGTGGCACACCGCACGTACAGTTCACGCTGTTCGCGGACGCGCGGGCGGGTGCCTACCACCTCGACGTCGACTGAGGGCGAGGTGGTGACGGGCGGGCGGGACGCGCCTGCGTCCCGCCCGTCACGTCCGCCCGGCGCGCGCACCACCGGTGGGCGGCAGGTTTCTGCCACCGCCGTGGCAGGCTGGCCGAAGATCCGTCGTGCGACTGCCACAGGTGTGGCAGGATCGGCGGAGCAAGGACCCCTGTAACAGTTCTCCCCCGCCCATGTCTCCGGGGAGAGCAGTGTGCGTCGATCCGGGAGACCAGCCGGTGACAGAAGGCTCCTCCACAGCACCTGTGCCGCCGCCCTCCCGGCCTTCGGCCTTCCCCCAGCTGACCGCGACCGTCGAACGGATCGTCTGCCTCGGGGCGAGGCTCGGCCGGAGCCACGACGAAGTCCTCTGCACGGAGGCGCTCAACCACGCCTGCGGGGTTCCCGTCGAGGTCATCCGGGAGCTCCTGCAAGGGCGGGCGGCCGGTGAGCCGGACATCCACGAGCGGTTCCGGCAGCGACTCGACCTGCTGCACGAGACCTACCGCAAGGACAACGGGCGGAAGTTCTCGCACGGGGAGATCGCACGGCAGAGCGGTATCTCCCGGCAGCAGGTCCAGGCACTGCTCTGCGGGGACCGCCGCCCCACCATGGACCACTGCTCACGGCTTGAGCGGTTCTTCAACCGGCCGGCCGGGTTCCTGCAGTCGGACGATGCCGAGGCTCTGGGCTGCGCCCTGGCCGAGGTCGAGAAGACGCTCCTGCGGGAGTACCAGGAGCACAGCGAGCGCAACGCCCCGGCGGCCGGGGCGGGGAGGCGGCCGAGCCTCTACGAGCGGCACGGCGTCGACGGCATCGCGCTGCGCGCGGCTCTGCTGCCCGACCGGGGGCGCACCAGGTTGCTCGAGTGGCTCGACACCTACATGGAGGAGGAGGCGGCCGAGCAGAGGTCCGGCCCGGCCGGCGAGCATTTCTGAAGCGTGCCTCCCGGCACGCCTCAGGGGTTCGGGAAAGGCCCGTCGCCGGTCGTCGCGGGGCGGGGAGCTTGTCGAGCGGTCGGGCCGTCGTGCGGCACGGTACGGGCCGGTCGCGTGGAATCCGCGGGGTGTGAGTTCCTGCCCCCG
It encodes:
- a CDS encoding DUF6225 family protein, whose protein sequence is MADMFEHAPQVWTAARLREALADLPDETPIHIGVADGPGDFDGYGEYVLVDAEPVEMDGDGEEGSGTPHVQFTLFADARAGAYHLDVD
- a CDS encoding DUF5990 family protein, with translation MQIRIEAFDLPGRTCVPAPGFPGYRDIHVAVHPRARDGQPLAPQPGDAPSAFWTLDCTARRAPAGVDLTGPWIQGRPGQRFIYLTWNGTDATGTTTTFRRAKLMLDAVDPSVAEAALDRGLLIARVGLTDAHGHPLCAAVRPPTVTWSPPPPP
- a CDS encoding helix-turn-helix transcriptional regulator, whose translation is MTEGSSTAPVPPPSRPSAFPQLTATVERIVCLGARLGRSHDEVLCTEALNHACGVPVEVIRELLQGRAAGEPDIHERFRQRLDLLHETYRKDNGRKFSHGEIARQSGISRQQVQALLCGDRRPTMDHCSRLERFFNRPAGFLQSDDAEALGCALAEVEKTLLREYQEHSERNAPAAGAGRRPSLYERHGVDGIALRAALLPDRGRTRLLEWLDTYMEEEAAEQRSGPAGEHF